A genomic stretch from Solanum stenotomum isolate F172 chromosome 8, ASM1918654v1, whole genome shotgun sequence includes:
- the LOC125874058 gene encoding glutaredoxin-C13-like, with translation MADKVQRMSSEHGVMIFSKSTCCLCYAVTILFRDLGVDPYVHELDHDSDGKDMEKALMRMGCNASVPAVFIGGKFVGSTNEVMSLHLKGSLIQLLKPYLPD, from the coding sequence ATGGCTGACAAGGTACAACGAATGTCATCAGAGCACGGGGTGATGATTTTCAGCAAGAGTACATGTTGTTTATGCTACGCGGTCACTATACTATTTCGAGATCTTGGTGTTGATCCATATGTGCATGAACTTGATCATGATTCTGATGGAAAAGATATGGAAAAGGCTCTTATGAGGATGGGTTGTAATGCCTCAGTTCCAGCAGTTTTTATAGGGGGGAAATTTGTTGGATCAACAAATGAAGTTATGTCACTTCATCTCAAAGGATCCCTAATTCAACTCCTCAAGCCTTATCTACctgattaa